The following proteins are encoded in a genomic region of Alnus glutinosa chromosome 8, dhAlnGlut1.1, whole genome shotgun sequence:
- the LOC133876013 gene encoding (+)-cis,trans-nepetalactol synthase NEPS1-like, which yields MAESALSKKKLDGKVVIVTGGASGIGEAAARLFANHGARMVVIADIQDEAGQRVAEFIGLEHAIYIHCDVTDEEQVKSMVEWTVQNYKQLDIMLSNAGVLSRSDQTILDLDFSELDRLFAVNVRGMAACVKHAARAMVDGHVRGSIVCTASVASCSGFEQFIDYFMSKHAVLGLVRSASKQLGAHGIRVNCVSPYIIATPMTCHVLGMDPEQAEEVEKIFEPNILLKGVALKANHVADALLFLASNDSACVTGHNLVVDGGFLLK from the coding sequence ATGGCTGAATCCGCATTGAGCAAGAAGAAACTGGATGGCAAGGTGGTCATAGTCACCGGGGGCGCAAGCGGCATTGGAGAGGCAGCCGCCCGACTTTTTGCCAATCATGGTGCACGTATGGTGGTGATCGCTGATATACAAGATGAAGCAGGCCAAAGAGTAGCTGAATTCATTGGATTGGAGCATGCTATCTACATCCACTGTGATGTTACGGATGAAGAGCAAGTCAAATCCATGGTGGAATGGACTGTCCAAAATTACAAACAGCTCGACATCATGTTGAGTAATGCTGGGGTTTTGAGTAGGTCTGACCAGACCATTCTTGACCTCGATTTTTCAGAACTCGACCGCCTATTTGCAGTCAACGTTCGCGGCATGGCGGCTTGTGTAAAGCATGCAGCGCGCGCGATGGTTGATGGGCACGTTAGGGGGAGCATTGTGTGCACGGCCAGCGTGGCCTCTTGTAGTGGTTTTGAGCAGTTCATTGACTATTTTATGTCCAAGCACGCAGTTCTTGGGCTGGTTCGATCAGCAAGCAAGCAGCTTGGAGCGCATGGCATCCGGGTGAACTGCGTGTCACCTTATATAATAGCAACGCCAATGACATGCCATGTGCTTGGGATGGATCCTGAGCAAGCGGAGGAAGTAGAAAAGATTTTTGAGCCCAACATTCTTCTGAAAGGGGTTGCATTGAAGGCGAATCACGTAGCCGATGCACTGCTGTTTCTTGCATCTAATGATTCCGCGTGTGTCACAGGGCATAATCTAGTGGTGGATGGTGGCTTCCTACTTAAATAA
- the LOC133875218 gene encoding (+)-cis,trans-nepetalactol synthase NEPS1-like, with translation MTDSSAVPNNSLQGKVAIITGGASGIGEATARLFAQHGTRMVVIADIQDQLGHQVATSIGIDKCNYVHCDVADEDQVKTMVESTVQKHGQLDIMFSNAGILSASDQTVLELDFLQFDRLFAVNARGMALCVKHAARVMVEGRVRGNIVCTGSVAASHGGKRRTDYCMSKHAVLGLVRSASVQLGVHGIRVNCVSPNALATPLTIQALGKSAGEIEKAYETYARLKGAVLNVKDIADAVLFLARNEFVTGHDLLVDGSFVSQ, from the coding sequence ATGACAGACTCCTCCGCAGTGCCCAACAACAGTCTACAGGGCAAAGTAGCCATAATCACCGGCGGTGCAAGCGGCATAGGCGAGGCCACGGCGCGCCTTTTTGCTCAACATGGCACGCGCATGGTCGTGATCGCCGACATCCAAGACCAACTGGGGCATCAAGTAGCCACATCCATTGGCATAGACAAGTGCAACTACGTGCACTGTGACGTTGCCGACGAGGACCAAGTCAAAACCATGGTGGAATCTACCGTCCAGAAACACGGCCAGCTCGACATCATGTTTAGCAACGCTGGGATTCTAAGTGCCTCCGATCAGACTGTCCTTGAGCTTGACTTTTTGCAGTTTGACCGACTGTTCGCAGTCAACGCCCGAGGCATGGCATTGTGCGTGAAACACGCGGCGCGTGTGATGGTCGAAGGGCGCGTGAGGGGGAATATCGTGTGCACGGGGAGCGTGGCAGCTAGCCACGGCGGCAAGAGGCGAACTGATTACTGCATGTCGAAGCACGCAGTGCTGGGGCTGGTTCGATCGGCGAGCGTGCAGCTTGGGGTGCACGGGATTAGGGTGAACTGCGTGTCACCGAATGCGCTGGCGACGCCTTTGACGATCCAGGCGCTAGGGAAGAGCGCGGGGGAGATTGAGAAGGCGTATGAGACATACGCGAGGTTGAAAGGGGCTGTGCTGAACGTGAAGGATATCGCAGATGCTGTGCTGTTCCTTGCACGTAATGAGTTTGTGACAGGACATGATCTCTTAGTGGATGGTAGCTTCGTGTCTCAGTAG
- the LOC133875217 gene encoding (+)-cis,trans-nepetalactol synthase NEPS1-like — translation MAESALCKKKLDGKVVIVTGGASGIGEAAARLFANHGARMVVIADVQDEAGQRVADSIGLEHAIYIHCDVSDEEQVKSMVGWTVQNYTQLDIMLSNAGVGSRSDQTILDLDFSELDRLFAVNVRGMAACVKHAARAMVNGHVRGSIVCTASLASCTGSDKYLDYFMSKHAVLGLVRSASKQLGVHGIRVNCVSPFIVATPLVCHVLGVDPEQAEEVEKIFEPQSPLKGVVLKENHVADALLFLASNDSAFVTGHNLVLDGGHLNS, via the coding sequence ATGGCTGAATCCGCATTGTGCAAGAAGAAACTGGATGGCAAGGTGGTCATAGTCACCGGGGGTGCAAGCGGCATTGGAGAGGCAGCCGCCCGACTTTTTGCCAATCATGGTGCACGTATGGTGGTGATCGCTGATGTACAAGATGAAGCAGGCCAAAGAGTAGCTGACTCCATTGGATTAGAGCATGCTATCTACATCCATTGTGATGTTTCGGACGAAGAGCAAGTCAAATCCATGGTGGGATGGACCGTCCAAAACTACACACAGCTCGACATAATGCTGAGTAATGCTGGGGTTGGAAGTAGGTCTGATCAGACCATTCTTGATCTTGATTTTTCAGAACTTGACCGCCTCTTTGCGGTCAACGTTCGCGGCATGGCGGCTTGTGTAAAGCACGCAGCGCGCGCGATGGTTAATGGGCACGTTAGGGGGAGCATTGTGTGCACGGCCAGCTTGGCCTCTTGCACTGGTTCTGACAAATACCTTGATTACTTTATGTCCAAGCACGCAGTGCTTGGGCTGGTTCGATCGGCAAGCAAGCAGCTTGGAGTGCATGGGATCAGAGTGAACTGCGTATCACCGTTTATAGTAGCAACGCCACTGGTATGCCATGTGCTTGGGGTGGATCCTGAGCAAGCCGAGGAAGTAGAAAAGATTTTTGAGCCGCAGAGTCCTCTGAAGGGGGTTGTATTGAAAGAGAATCACGTTGCCGATGCACTGCTGTTTCTTGCATCTAATGATTCTGCGTTTGTCACAGGGCATAACTTAGTGCTGGATGGTGGCCACCTAAATAGCTAA
- the LOC133876494 gene encoding (-)-isopiperitenol/(-)-carveol dehydrogenase, mitochondrial-like, producing the protein MTNSSAVSNNRLQGKVAIITGGARGIGEATARLFAEHGTRMVVIADIQDQLGHQVATSIGTDKCNYVHCDVTDEDQVKTMVESTVQKHGQLDIMFSNAGILSSSDQTVLELDFAQLDRLFAVNARGMALCVKHAARVMVEGSEKRSIVCTGSVTGCHGAPRSTDYCMSKHAVVGLVRSASVQLGVHGIRVNCVSPGGLATPLTTQALGRSVEEVEKVYEKYRRLKGVALEVKDVADAVLFLACNEFVTGHDLLVDGGFVSP; encoded by the coding sequence ATGACAAACTCCTCCGCAGTGTCCAACAACAGACTACAGGGCAAGGTAGCCATAATCACCGGCGGTGCAAGAGGCATAGGCGAGGCCACGGCGCGCCTTTTTGCCGAACATGGCACACGCATGGTCGTGATCGCCGATATCCAAGACCAACTGGGTCACCAAGTAGCCACATCCATTGGCACAGACAAGTGCAACTACGTGCATTGTGATGTTACCGACGAAGACCAAGTCAAAACCATGGTGGAATCTACCGTCCAGAAACATGGCCAGCTCGACATCATGTTCAGCAATGCTGGGATCCTAAGTTCCTCCGACCAGACAGTCCTTGAGCTTGACTTTGCACAGTTGGACCGACTGTTTGCTGTCAATGCGCGTGGCATGGCCTTGTGCGTGAAACACGCGGCGCGTGTGATGGTCGAAGGGAGCGAGAAGCGGAGTATCGTGTGCACAGGGAGCGTGACCGGTTGTCACGGTGCGCCGAGGAGCACCGATTATTGCATGTCAAAGCACGCGGTGGTGGGCCTGGTTCGGTCTGCCAGCGTTCAGCTTGGGGTGCACGGGATTAGGGTGAACTGCGTGTCTCCGGGTGGACTCGCAACGCCGTTGACCACCCAGGCGCTAGGGAGGAGCGTGGAGGAGGTTGAGAAGGTGTATGAGAAATACAGGAGGTTGAAAGGGGTTGCGCTGGAGGTGAAGGACGTGGCAGATGCTGTGCTGTTCCTTGCGTGCAATGAGTTCGTGACTGGACATGATCTCCTGGTGGACGGTGGCTTCGTGTCTCCGTAg
- the LOC133874628 gene encoding LRR receptor-like serine/threonine-protein kinase FEI 2, with the protein MEMGAFVWIFSLIFAATLLSPSTLALTQDGLTLLEIRSCLNDSRNLLSNWQASDESPCKWTGITCHLNDQRVRSINLPYMQLGGIMSPSIGKLSRLQRLALHQNGLHGIIPNEITNCTELRALYLRENYLQGGIPSDIGNLSDLTILDLSSNSLKGAIPSSIGRLTRLHSLNLSTNFFSGEIPDFGALSTFGNESFTGNLDLCGRQVHKPCRTSMGFPVVLPHAESDEAAVPTKRSSHYIKGVLIGAMSTMGLALVLIALLWVWLLSKKERTVKKYTEVKKQVDKEASTKLITFHGDLPYPSCEIIEKLESLDQEDVVGSGGFGTVYRMVMNDCGTFAVKRIDRSREGSDQVFERELEILGSIKHINLVNLRGYCRLPASKLLIYDYMAMGSLDDFLHEHGPEERSLNWGARLRVALGSARGIAYLHHDCCPKIVHRDIKSSNILLDENLEPRVSDFGLAKLLVDEDAHVTTVVAGTFGYLAPEYLQSGRATEKSDVYSFGVLLLELVTGKRPTDPSFVKRGLNVVGWMNMLLKQNQLEEVVDKRCADTDMETLEAILEIAARCTDANPDDRPSMSQVLQLLEQEIMSPCPSEFYESHSDYC; encoded by the exons ATGGAAATGGGTGCCTTTGTTTGGATCttctctctgatttttgcaGCTACCCTTTTGAGCCCTTCTACTCTTGCTCTCACTCAAGATG GTCTGACATTATTGGAAATCAGAAGCTGTTTGAATGACAGTAGAAACCTCCTCAGTAATTGGCAAGCTTCTGATGAGTCTCCCTGTAAATGGACTGGCATCACTTGCCATCTCAATGACCAAAGAGTACGCTCTAT aAACCTACCTTACATGCAGTTAGGAGGGATTATGTCTCCCAGTATTGGTAAACTGAGTAGATTACAGAGACT GGCACTTCACCAGAACGGCTTACATGGAATTATTCCTAATGAAATTACCAATTGCACTGAGCTCAGAGCCCT TTACTTGAGGGAAAATTATCTCCAAGGAGGCATACCATCGGATATTGGAAACCTTTCTGATCTCACTATTTT GGATTTATCAAGCAATTCGTTGAAGGGTGCTATACCTTCCTCTATTGGACGTCTAACACGATTGCACTCTCT GAACTTGTCCACCAATTTTTTCTCTGGTGAGATTCCAGATTTTGGAGCTCTAAGCACATTTGGGAATGAGTC CTTTACTGGCAATCTTGACCTTTGTGGCCGGCAAGTGCACAAGCCATGTAGGACTTCAATGGGATTCCCCGTAGTGCTACCACATGCTGAAAGCGATGAAGCAGCAG TCCCTACTAAGCGATCTTCTCATTACATCAAAGGAGTGCTGATTGGTGCAATGTCCACAATGGGTCTTGCGCTTGTGCTCATTGCTTTGCTCTGGGTTTGGTTGctatcaaagaaggaaagaactGTTAAGAAATACACAGAAGTAAAAAAACAAGTTGACAAAGAAGCAA GCACAAAACTTATTACTTTCCATGGTGACCTGCCATACCCTTCATGTGAGATCATAGAAAAGCTGGAATCTCTTGATCAGGAGGATGTTGTAGGGTCGGGAGGGTTTGGCACTGTGTATAGAATGGTTATGAATGATTGTGGAACATTCGCTGTTAAACGGATTGATCGGAGTCGTGAAGGATCAGATcaagtatttgagagagagttAGAAATCTTGGGTAGCATCAAACACATAAATTTAGTAAATCTACGAGGTTACTGCAGGCTCCCAGCTTCAAAGCTTCTTATCTATGATTATATGGCTATGGGCAGCTTAGATGATTTCTTGCATG AACATGGCCCTGAAGAACGATCATTGAACTGGGGTGCTCGATTGAGAGTAGCCCTTGGTTCCGCTAGGGGTATTGCATATTTGCACCATGACTGCTGTCCAAAGATTGTGCATCGTGACATAAAATCCAGCAACATTCTCCTTGATGAGAATTTGGAGCCTCGTGTATCGGACTTTGGCCTTGCTAAGCTTTTGGTTGATGAGGATGCCCATGTCACAACCGTGGTTGCTGGCACTTTCGGCTACCTAGCACCAG AGTATCTGCAAAGCGGGAGAGCCACTGAAAAATCAGATGTATATAGTTTTGGAGTTCTGTTGCTAGAGCTTGTAACTGGGAAGAGACCTACAGATCCATCTTTTGTGAAGAGAGGCTTAAACGTTGTTGGTTGG ATGAATATGCTATTGAAGCAAAACCAATTGGAAGAAGTAGTAGATAAAAGGTgcgcagacacagatatggaaacTCTAGAAGCAATTCTAGAAATAGCAGCCCGATGCACGGATGCAAACCCAGATGATCGGCCGTCAATGAGCCAAGTATTGCAGCTGCTAGAGCAAGAGATCATGTCACCTTGTCCCAGTGAGTTCTACGAGTCACATTCAGATTATTGTTAA